In one Niallia taxi genomic region, the following are encoded:
- a CDS encoding cysteine protease StiP family protein, with product MIQKAGQRRFGSYKQEDVVFLLKDLSDFSLEGNTEEREKRIQGGQHYSETLPIEYNPPEHYLQVFWETLAEYKAKVAFCTAVVAEQIYSRKGQNTVLVSLARAGTPIGILMKRYLQFKYRENIPHYSISIIRDRGIDENALNYILKSHPGCNIQFVDGWTGKGAISIELSKSVQVFEKKYGIKLDDSLAVVADPGYCTDLFGTREDFLIPSACLNSTVSGLVSRTVLNDAYIGTNDFHGAKYYQELEEYDVSEQYLEQIASQFTHINEHELEQAIAEIKNAEAVSFKGMKEVLEIKEAFGIETANYVKPGVGETTRVLLRRVPWKILMKDPDSPYVRHIIMLAKERNVEIIPYPNMSYTCCGLIKKVGEAK from the coding sequence ATGATACAGAAAGCTGGTCAGAGAAGGTTTGGATCGTATAAGCAGGAGGATGTCGTTTTTCTATTAAAGGACTTAAGTGACTTCAGCTTAGAGGGGAATACAGAAGAGCGGGAAAAACGCATTCAAGGTGGTCAGCATTATAGTGAGACATTGCCGATTGAATACAATCCGCCAGAACACTATTTGCAGGTTTTTTGGGAAACTCTTGCAGAATACAAGGCAAAGGTAGCCTTTTGCACGGCAGTCGTTGCAGAGCAAATATACAGTAGAAAAGGGCAGAACACAGTCCTCGTCTCCCTTGCAAGAGCAGGCACACCAATCGGTATTTTGATGAAGCGATACTTACAATTTAAATATCGTGAAAACATTCCTCATTACAGCATCTCTATTATCAGGGATAGAGGAATAGATGAAAATGCGCTTAACTACATTTTAAAATCTCATCCTGGCTGCAATATTCAATTTGTAGACGGCTGGACAGGTAAAGGAGCCATTTCAATTGAACTGTCAAAGTCTGTGCAAGTCTTTGAAAAGAAGTATGGCATAAAGCTTGATGATAGTCTTGCTGTTGTCGCAGATCCTGGCTATTGTACGGATTTGTTTGGCACTAGAGAAGACTTTCTTATTCCAAGCGCGTGCCTTAATTCGACTGTTTCAGGCCTTGTCAGCAGAACAGTCCTTAATGATGCGTACATAGGAACAAATGATTTTCATGGCGCCAAGTATTATCAAGAATTAGAAGAATATGACGTTTCAGAACAGTATTTAGAGCAAATCGCCTCGCAATTTACACATATTAACGAACATGAATTAGAACAAGCGATTGCAGAAATCAAAAATGCAGAAGCAGTTTCCTTCAAAGGAATGAAGGAAGTTTTGGAGATAAAGGAAGCCTTTGGCATTGAAACAGCCAATTACGTTAAGCCAGGGGTAGGCGAAACAACAAGGGTTCTTTTAAGACGTGTGCCATGGAAAATCTTAATGAAGGATCCTGACAGTCCTTATGTACGTCATATCATCATGCTGGCAAAGGAACGGAATGTAGAAATAATCCCATATCCAAATATGAGTTATACATGCTGTGGTCTCATTAAAAAAGTGGGTGAAGCGAAATGA
- a CDS encoding HAD family hydrolase, whose product MIMFASDLDRTLIYSKRALSEMGTPLNKEMVPVEKRNGENISYMKETALNLLKELASEALFVPVTTRTYEQYKRIFIFAEEIPVTYSVTSNGANIHYKGELLSEWTETVQRKLAEECSQKEDLMKLLQGYKLPGKLKIADDLFFYFILEEQITSDTKKQIGDIAAENGWKLSLQGRKLYFMPSPVCKGEAVKFIQKREGITQIAGAGDSLLDVPLLNVCTYPFMPRHGEMASELMSTNTFTFTEFQGANAGEEIIKSVHQLIKRSSTLLQESL is encoded by the coding sequence ATGATAATGTTCGCATCCGATTTGGACAGAACGTTAATTTATTCAAAACGTGCCCTTTCTGAAATGGGCACACCGCTTAATAAAGAAATGGTCCCTGTTGAAAAAAGAAATGGAGAAAATATCTCTTATATGAAGGAAACAGCACTTAATCTTCTTAAGGAACTTGCTAGTGAGGCCCTTTTTGTGCCTGTTACGACAAGGACATATGAGCAATATAAACGCATCTTTATTTTTGCAGAGGAAATACCAGTGACATATAGTGTGACTTCAAATGGGGCGAATATCCATTATAAAGGGGAATTACTTTCTGAATGGACAGAAACAGTACAAAGGAAGCTTGCAGAAGAGTGCAGTCAAAAAGAGGATTTAATGAAACTTCTGCAAGGGTATAAGCTCCCTGGTAAACTGAAAATCGCTGATGATCTATTCTTTTATTTTATATTAGAGGAGCAAATAACTTCGGATACAAAAAAACAGATTGGAGATATTGCTGCCGAAAATGGCTGGAAGCTGTCATTGCAAGGAAGAAAACTGTACTTCATGCCATCACCTGTTTGTAAGGGAGAAGCAGTAAAGTTTATTCAAAAGCGAGAGGGCATAACACAAATAGCAGGTGCAGGAGATTCCTTGCTTGATGTCCCTTTATTGAATGTTTGTACATATCCATTCATGCCAAGGCATGGGGAAATGGCTTCAGAGCTGATGAGCACAAATACATTTACATTCACGGAATTTCAAGGAGCAAATGCTGGTGAAGAGATAATTAAGTCTGTTCACCAGCTTATAAAGAGAAGTTCTACTCTTCTGCAGGAGAGTCTTTGA
- a CDS encoding YceG family protein, giving the protein MNVNLHTLTGQILPVSMENWYTTMQQPLNSRPFYKEENGTITFGQVFVKLLGVPMDEDEYYNQLYDWVHSEDNNLELISNNHLNRVLDNKHFQAIQKVLNLLHEQNLSVNRFVAFLDGENLILKSTSPSIHRKLRESMIKLVERFAETEPNGLKSSELRRVLVDVIKWSINHLQPSLEACGESDRLPQYLWYGTGNKSQAYFLTYLSQIGCDLVIASPNGDDVFEQIAGDLQPVFIHRYPQEKEAEEFPTEKRRRTATVAYRASKEIESILNHEGSGLYKPWQLRDYTPMSVTLKTTYDELFLLEKEKAMIRPNFEVSNGEVKIPTIFAKVFGVSGNRKEYWDRMHTLVNVEHALLIKNFPFTRAIVSDYRFHYRNALGKDGKLDIDKMMASNYWSYGRLPIGLQKGIASSIRSICHKPRLQSLPNETEEEAAIFLFTQGLIIPADILKLLQKFDYSQDVPSIILYKTEQNGIFTREDAAILLLLNAFGVDIILYNPPGHMDIEPFITEGSYDSHWLEDVVFELEYKEESFFKKMILNGFKKNRRGD; this is encoded by the coding sequence ATGAATGTTAATTTACACACACTGACTGGGCAGATACTTCCTGTATCGATGGAAAACTGGTATACAACTATGCAACAGCCGCTGAATAGCCGGCCTTTTTATAAGGAAGAAAACGGAACCATTACCTTTGGGCAAGTGTTTGTAAAGCTTCTAGGTGTGCCAATGGATGAAGATGAATATTATAATCAGCTTTATGATTGGGTTCATTCAGAAGACAATAACTTAGAACTGATTAGCAATAATCACTTGAACCGTGTTTTGGATAACAAGCATTTCCAAGCGATTCAAAAAGTACTGAATTTACTTCATGAACAAAATCTGTCTGTTAATCGGTTTGTAGCCTTTTTGGACGGAGAAAACCTTATTTTGAAATCAACGAGTCCATCCATACATCGAAAATTGAGGGAAAGCATGATAAAGCTTGTCGAGCGCTTTGCCGAAACAGAACCAAATGGCTTAAAGAGCAGCGAGCTACGCAGAGTGCTTGTTGATGTTATTAAATGGTCTATCAACCACCTTCAGCCAAGTCTTGAGGCATGCGGTGAAAGTGATAGACTTCCGCAATATTTGTGGTATGGTACTGGCAATAAAAGCCAAGCTTATTTTTTAACATATTTGTCGCAAATCGGTTGTGATTTGGTGATTGCAAGTCCAAATGGTGACGATGTTTTCGAACAAATTGCAGGTGACTTGCAGCCTGTTTTTATCCATAGATATCCGCAGGAAAAAGAGGCGGAGGAATTTCCAACGGAAAAACGGAGAAGGACAGCAACTGTTGCTTACAGAGCGTCAAAAGAAATTGAGAGCATTTTAAATCATGAAGGTTCTGGCCTTTATAAACCATGGCAGCTGAGGGATTACACACCAATGTCCGTAACGCTCAAGACGACTTATGACGAGCTGTTTTTGCTGGAAAAAGAAAAAGCGATGATTCGCCCAAATTTTGAAGTAAGTAATGGAGAAGTGAAAATTCCTACTATTTTTGCTAAAGTATTTGGTGTAAGCGGCAATAGGAAAGAATATTGGGATAGGATGCATACACTTGTAAATGTGGAACATGCCCTATTGATAAAGAATTTTCCTTTTACAAGAGCAATCGTCAGCGATTATCGTTTTCATTATCGAAATGCTCTTGGCAAAGATGGGAAATTGGACATTGACAAAATGATGGCATCGAACTATTGGAGCTATGGCCGTTTGCCAATAGGATTGCAAAAAGGAATCGCATCAAGCATCCGGTCTATTTGCCATAAGCCTCGTCTGCAGTCATTGCCGAATGAAACAGAAGAAGAAGCAGCTATTTTCCTGTTCACACAAGGACTAATCATACCTGCTGACATCTTAAAGCTGCTGCAGAAATTTGACTATTCACAGGATGTTCCAAGCATCATTTTGTATAAGACAGAGCAAAACGGCATTTTTACGAGAGAGGATGCAGCGATTCTGCTTTTATTAAATGCATTCGGAGTGGATATTATTCTTTATAATCCGCCAGGCCATATGGATATTGAGCCGTTTATTACTGAAGGCTCCTATGATTCCCACTGGCTCGAGGATGTTGTGTTTGAACTGGAATATAAGGAAGAGTCGTTCTTTAAGAAAATGATACTGAATGGTTTTAAAAAAAATAGAAGGGGAGATTAG
- a CDS encoding toxic anion resistance protein — MQSSNSSSNEHQVIDVLTENKVSEIKLALRNEPEVQQLAKSIDERDQIQILEFGKEPAVQISKFSDQILSNMRTTKVEDSGELLKQLGRIMDKFDKKDFEQSSKGLFGKLFKKSEKIMEKLFGKYQSMGSEIDKVYVEISKYQTEMVDSTNMLDNMYEQNYQYYLTLEKYAVAGAMKSDQLKQEVLPPIEAKAIQGDQLASMQLDTLRNAIELIDQRVYDLEMAKMVALQTAPQIRLLQRGNTKLIGKINSAFVTTIPIFKNGLIQAVAAKRQKLVADSMSELDRRTNEMLVRNAQNISQQSVDIARMAGAPSIKIETIEESWNIIMKGMQETKSIEEENKRLREEGTKKLEQLHSNFKQMKLKG, encoded by the coding sequence ATGCAATCATCTAATTCTTCAAGCAATGAACACCAAGTTATAGATGTTTTAACGGAAAATAAGGTTTCTGAAATCAAGCTTGCCTTAAGAAATGAACCAGAAGTACAGCAGCTGGCAAAATCTATTGATGAAAGAGACCAAATTCAAATACTAGAGTTCGGAAAAGAGCCTGCTGTTCAGATTTCTAAATTCTCCGATCAAATTCTCAGCAACATGAGAACAACAAAAGTCGAAGACTCAGGAGAACTGTTGAAACAGCTCGGCAGGATTATGGATAAGTTTGATAAAAAAGACTTTGAGCAATCCTCAAAGGGACTGTTTGGAAAGCTGTTCAAAAAAAGCGAAAAAATCATGGAGAAGCTTTTTGGTAAATACCAGTCAATGGGATCGGAAATTGATAAGGTTTATGTTGAAATTTCCAAATACCAAACGGAGATGGTTGATTCGACAAACATGCTTGACAATATGTATGAGCAAAACTATCAATATTATTTGACGCTTGAGAAATATGCCGTTGCAGGTGCGATGAAATCAGATCAGCTAAAACAAGAGGTGCTTCCTCCAATTGAAGCAAAAGCAATCCAAGGAGATCAGCTTGCTTCGATGCAGCTTGATACATTACGAAATGCGATTGAATTGATCGACCAGCGTGTGTATGATTTGGAAATGGCCAAAATGGTAGCATTGCAGACAGCACCGCAAATAAGACTGCTGCAGCGCGGAAATACGAAATTAATCGGAAAGATTAACTCTGCTTTTGTAACGACAATTCCTATTTTTAAAAACGGATTGATTCAAGCTGTTGCAGCAAAAAGACAGAAGCTAGTAGCAGACAGCATGAGCGAGCTTGACCGTCGTACAAATGAGATGCTTGTCCGCAATGCACAAAATATTTCACAGCAAAGTGTGGATATTGCAAGAATGGCAGGTGCGCCAAGCATTAAAATTGAAACAATCGAGGAATCCTGGAATATCATTATGAAGGGTATGCAGGAAACAAAATCGATTGAAGAAGAAAATAAGAGGCTCCGTGAGGAAGGTACGAAAAAACTGGAGCAGCTTCACAGTAATTTTAAACAAATGAAATTAAAAGGCTAA
- a CDS encoding TerD family protein, translated as MAINLQKGQRVDLTKGNPGLSKIMVGLGWDPVQQNKGGGLFGSLFGGGSGGANVDCDASVLMLDENGKVKGNSDVIYFGNLKSRDGSIQHTGDNLTGDGAGDDEQIFVELSRVPAAVHKLVFIVNIYDAVKRKQHFGMIQNAFIRIVNPSSNETLLHYNLTDNYNGMTSLIVGELYRHGQEWKFGAIGSGTSAGSLGEVVKSYS; from the coding sequence ATGGCAATCAATCTGCAAAAAGGACAAAGAGTGGACTTGACGAAAGGCAATCCTGGTTTATCAAAGATTATGGTAGGTCTTGGCTGGGATCCAGTTCAGCAAAATAAAGGCGGCGGACTGTTTGGTTCTTTATTTGGCGGCGGTTCTGGCGGAGCAAATGTTGACTGTGATGCATCAGTATTAATGCTTGATGAGAACGGCAAAGTAAAAGGAAACAGTGATGTTATTTACTTTGGCAACTTGAAAAGCAGAGATGGCAGCATTCAGCATACTGGCGACAACTTGACTGGAGACGGCGCAGGGGATGATGAGCAAATTTTTGTGGAATTAAGCCGTGTTCCTGCAGCAGTACATAAGCTTGTTTTCATTGTTAATATTTATGATGCGGTGAAAAGAAAACAGCATTTCGGAATGATTCAAAACGCATTTATCCGCATTGTTAATCCAAGCTCTAATGAGACATTGCTTCACTACAATCTGACAGATAACTATAATGGCATGACAAGCTTAATTGTTGGTGAACTTTACAGACACGGTCAAGAGTGGAAGTTTGGCGCAATTGGTTCTGGAACATCTGCTGGCAGTCTTGGTGAAGTAGTAAAATCTTATTCTTAA
- a CDS encoding TerD family protein: protein MSINLSKGQRIDLTKTNPGLTRAIIGLGWDTNRYDGGVDFDLDASAFLADANGKVINDVDFIFYNNLAHPSGGVEHTGDNRTGEGDGDDEQIVIDFSKIPAHVHKVGIAVTIHDADSRSQNFGQVSNAFVRVVNEETNVEILRYDLGEDFSVETAVVICELYKHNGDWKFNAIGSGFSGGLAALCRNYGLDV, encoded by the coding sequence ATGAGCATCAATCTATCAAAAGGACAAAGAATTGACCTGACGAAAACGAATCCAGGCTTAACGAGAGCGATAATCGGATTAGGCTGGGACACAAATCGCTATGACGGCGGTGTTGATTTTGACTTGGATGCATCAGCATTTCTGGCAGATGCAAACGGCAAAGTGATAAATGATGTAGATTTCATTTTCTACAACAACCTTGCCCATCCGAGCGGCGGTGTGGAGCATACAGGCGATAACCGGACAGGCGAAGGCGATGGGGATGATGAACAAATCGTCATCGACTTTTCTAAAATTCCAGCACACGTACATAAAGTTGGCATTGCTGTGACGATTCATGATGCAGATTCTAGAAGTCAAAATTTTGGTCAGGTTTCTAATGCGTTTGTTCGTGTGGTGAATGAAGAAACAAATGTAGAAATACTTCGATATGATTTAGGCGAAGATTTTTCTGTGGAGACAGCTGTTGTCATTTGTGAATTGTACAAGCATAATGGCGATTGGAAGTTTAATGCTATTGGCAGCGGATTCTCTGGCGGACTTGCAGCACTATGCCGCAACTACGGATTGGACGTATAA
- a CDS encoding anthrax toxin lethal factor-related metalloendopeptidase, with protein MKHLKKIMPFFMIGIVSLLMGNSQQETDGIMLKDYPVQSILKDNLSASEQINLQSIISLPKGTFDQMEAAVIVKRLNRLPLSLLSKIEEKGIKIKLFTGKLTDNPSAKQFAGIIPRGYRTTKTWDDVPGIGGGQTVLVKIGSSNKGSGHGSVNLELHELAHSIDYKVLNYYSKKEQFISAWNKEKVSLFPQRPYFLNYPEEYFAETFAMYYLGGSYKESLKLLAPLTYNQIASIK; from the coding sequence ATGAAGCATTTAAAAAAGATCATGCCATTTTTTATGATTGGCATTGTTTCGCTACTGATGGGGAATTCCCAGCAGGAAACAGATGGAATTATGCTGAAAGATTATCCTGTCCAATCGATATTAAAGGATAATCTTTCAGCATCTGAACAGATAAACCTGCAATCTATTATTTCGCTTCCGAAAGGAACATTTGATCAAATGGAAGCAGCAGTAATTGTGAAGCGTCTTAATAGGCTGCCATTATCTCTTTTATCAAAAATAGAAGAAAAGGGAATTAAAATAAAGCTATTTACTGGAAAGCTAACCGATAATCCGTCAGCAAAGCAATTTGCTGGAATAATACCAAGAGGGTATCGCACGACAAAAACGTGGGATGATGTGCCAGGAATCGGCGGCGGACAAACGGTGCTTGTAAAGATTGGCTCAAGTAATAAAGGGAGCGGACACGGTTCAGTTAACCTGGAGCTTCATGAACTGGCTCATTCCATTGACTATAAGGTACTGAATTATTATAGTAAAAAGGAACAATTTATTTCGGCTTGGAATAAAGAGAAAGTAAGTCTTTTTCCACAAAGACCGTATTTTTTGAACTATCCTGAGGAATACTTTGCGGAAACCTTTGCCATGTATTATTTAGGCGGTTCATATAAAGAATCATTAAAATTGTTGGCACCTTTAACATATAATCAGATTGCCAGCATTAAATAA
- a CDS encoding thymidylate synthase, which yields MKQYLDLCRHVLTTGTKKEDRTGTGTVSTFGYQMRFDLAEGFPLITTKKLHLRSIIHELLWFLNGDTNIKYLQDNNVRIWNEWADEEGNLGPVYGHQWRSWTSRDGSTIDQIAELIHTIKNNPDSRRMIVSAWNVGDIPEMALPPCHCLFQFYVADGKLSCQLYQRSADVFLGVPFNISSYALLTYMIAQVCDLEVGEFIHTFGDVHIYNNHIEQVELQLTREPKPLPYLVLNKEVKDIFSFKYEDFEIVNYEAHPHIKGVVSV from the coding sequence ATGAAGCAATATTTAGATCTATGCAGACATGTCTTGACAACAGGAACGAAAAAAGAAGATCGTACAGGAACTGGCACTGTTAGTACTTTCGGCTATCAAATGCGTTTCGATTTAGCAGAAGGTTTTCCGTTGATCACGACGAAAAAGCTCCACTTGCGTTCGATTATTCATGAGCTCCTATGGTTCTTAAATGGGGATACTAATATCAAGTACTTACAAGATAATAATGTTCGCATTTGGAATGAATGGGCAGATGAAGAAGGCAACCTAGGACCAGTATACGGCCATCAATGGAGATCATGGACATCAAGGGATGGTAGCACGATAGATCAGATAGCTGAATTGATTCACACAATAAAAAATAACCCAGATTCGCGCAGAATGATTGTTAGTGCATGGAATGTCGGTGATATACCTGAAATGGCATTGCCGCCTTGTCATTGTCTGTTTCAGTTTTATGTAGCAGACGGAAAATTGTCTTGCCAATTGTACCAGCGTTCTGCAGATGTATTTTTAGGAGTGCCTTTTAATATCTCCTCATATGCTTTACTTACCTATATGATTGCCCAAGTATGTGATCTTGAAGTTGGGGAGTTTATCCATACATTTGGTGATGTCCATATTTATAATAATCATATAGAGCAAGTGGAGCTGCAGCTTACAAGAGAACCGAAGCCACTGCCGTATCTTGTGCTGAATAAAGAAGTTAAGGACATTTTCTCGTTCAAATATGAAGATTTTGAAATTGTGAACTATGAAGCACACCCACATATTAAAGGAGTTGTAAGTGTATGA